Proteins encoded in a region of the Nitrospinota bacterium genome:
- a CDS encoding efflux RND transporter periplasmic adaptor subunit: MRVRWTLVRLLTALLLSGLGLPAPAAAQGRGPAPVVVAPVETRTLEAIVTLVGTVHPATRSLIASETAGLVICCPVEEGETVRRGQLLAQLRRVPTEIKLREARAAWQRAKAEHTNAQREAARREDLYERQVIAIEQYQSATTAVQAAAERVAEAQAVMARLEDQLAQSSITAPFPGVVVKEHTEVGQWLDQGDPVVELIDLSTVEVTVPVPERYIAEVRSGEAASLSLDALPGRSFAGRVVHIIPQADASSRTFPVKVEVANPDGLIKSGMFARVTLPVGRARRAIVVPKDALVSRGPVSLLFVVNDGVAHQVAVKRGQATGAWVAVEGPVEEGQLVVIRGNERLRDGMPVTVVPPDKAGATAGDRARGPS, from the coding sequence GTGCGCGTACGGTGGACCTTAGTCCGTCTCCTCACCGCCCTTCTTTTGAGTGGGCTGGGCCTTCCTGCGCCAGCCGCCGCGCAGGGCCGAGGCCCAGCGCCCGTCGTGGTGGCCCCCGTAGAGACGAGGACCCTGGAGGCGATCGTCACCCTGGTCGGCACCGTCCATCCCGCCACCCGTAGCCTCATCGCCAGCGAGACGGCAGGCCTCGTCATCTGCTGCCCCGTGGAGGAGGGCGAGACGGTCAGAAGGGGTCAGCTCCTGGCCCAGCTGCGCAGGGTGCCTACGGAGATAAAGCTTCGCGAGGCCCGAGCCGCTTGGCAGCGGGCAAAGGCCGAACATACCAACGCTCAGCGAGAGGCGGCTCGACGCGAGGACCTCTACGAGAGGCAGGTTATTGCAATCGAGCAGTACCAGTCCGCCACCACTGCCGTTCAGGCGGCCGCCGAGCGGGTGGCCGAAGCGCAGGCGGTCATGGCCCGCCTGGAAGACCAGTTAGCGCAAAGCTCGATCACTGCCCCGTTTCCCGGCGTGGTGGTCAAGGAGCACACCGAGGTGGGCCAGTGGCTCGACCAGGGCGACCCGGTAGTGGAGCTGATCGACCTCTCGACGGTCGAGGTCACCGTGCCCGTGCCCGAGCGCTACATCGCTGAGGTCCGCAGTGGCGAGGCCGCCTCTTTGAGCCTTGACGCCCTGCCCGGCCGCTCGTTTGCCGGCCGAGTCGTCCATATCATCCCGCAGGCCGACGCTTCCAGCCGCACATTCCCCGTCAAAGTCGAGGTTGCCAACCCCGACGGGCTCATCAAGAGCGGCATGTTCGCCCGGGTCACCCTCCCGGTCGGGAGGGCACGGCGAGCCATCGTGGTACCCAAAGACGCCCTGGTGAGCCGCGGCCCGGTCTCCCTCCTCTTCGTCGTGAACGACGGCGTGGCCCACCAGGTGGCCGTCAAAAGGGGCCAGGCCACGGGGGCCTGGGTGGCCGTCGAGGGCCCGGTGGAGGAAGGCCAGCTCGTCGTCATCCGCGGTAACGAGCGGCTCCGCGACGGCATGCCGGTGACCGTCG
- a CDS encoding ferrochelatase codes for MVHQATGVVLMAYGGPERLEEIPAFLDDILGKGWISDEHLEEITERYRAIGGGSPITAITRRQAESLERRLADAGRPWPAAVGMRHSEPFISEAVSSLVGKGCSRLVGLTVSPHTWTDAYRRALVEAADSLREPPEIVVVEGWHTNPSFLDAWADSVKEAWEAVPVDGQARATLIFTAHSLPVSVAAGSPYEAQLLETIEGVMERVYDRGATAPGMAVSEEQCRGSRNRPDDGGSLRGAGRGVPRPDPRQAWRRQLSLQARTEGGDPEARVD; via the coding sequence ATGGTCCACCAAGCGACGGGTGTTGTGCTGATGGCCTACGGGGGGCCTGAGCGCCTGGAAGAGATTCCCGCCTTCCTCGATGACATTTTGGGCAAGGGGTGGATTTCCGACGAGCACCTCGAAGAGATTACCGAGCGCTACCGGGCCATCGGCGGCGGCTCGCCGATAACGGCTATCACACGTAGGCAGGCTGAGTCCCTCGAGCGCCGCCTGGCCGATGCGGGGCGTCCCTGGCCGGCGGCCGTTGGGATGCGCCACAGCGAGCCGTTCATCTCTGAGGCCGTCAGTTCGTTGGTCGGGAAAGGTTGCAGCCGTCTTGTGGGCCTGACCGTGTCTCCCCATACCTGGACCGACGCCTACCGCAGGGCCCTCGTCGAGGCCGCTGATTCGTTGCGCGAGCCGCCCGAGATTGTCGTCGTCGAGGGCTGGCACACTAACCCTTCCTTCTTGGATGCCTGGGCCGACTCGGTTAAAGAGGCGTGGGAGGCCGTCCCCGTCGACGGGCAGGCCCGGGCCACCCTCATCTTCACCGCCCACAGCCTACCGGTCTCGGTGGCCGCCGGCTCGCCCTACGAAGCCCAGTTGCTCGAGACTATCGAAGGAGTGATGGAGCGGGTCTACGACCGGGGGGCGACTGCACCGGGCATGGCAGTCAGTGAAGAGCAATGCCGGGGCAGCCGGAATAGACCAGATGACGGTGGAAGCCTTCGCGGAGCGGGCCGAGGAGTACCTCGACCTGATCCACGACAAGCTTGGCGCCGGCAGCTATCGCTTCAAGCCCGTACGGAGGGTGGAGATCCCGAAGCCCGGGTCGACTAA
- the hemE gene encoding uroporphyrinogen decarboxylase, protein MEHDIFLKACRREPTPYTPIWIMRQAGRYMAEYREIRKSTPFLTLCKTPELAAEVTLQPLERFDLDAAIIFADILLPLEPMGADLEFTAGEGPVIHNPVRTAADVDRLRPVEPEADLPFVLEAIGLVQAELDGKTPLIGFAGAPFTLASYLIEGGASRHYLETKRIMYGAPEAWDTLMGKFATVVSAYLNAQIAAGVDAVQLFDSWVGCLSPSDYARYVLPYSKAVIAGLTPGVPVIHFGTGTATLLDLMREAGSDVIGLDWRVSLGEAWERLGPAEVAVQGNLDPVALHAPTSALRGQVEAILKAAAGRPGHIFNLGHGVLPTTPVESVAALVDMVHELSQR, encoded by the coding sequence ATGGAACACGACATCTTCCTCAAGGCCTGCCGCCGGGAGCCGACCCCGTATACGCCCATCTGGATTATGCGCCAGGCGGGCCGATATATGGCAGAGTACCGGGAGATCCGCAAGAGCACACCCTTTCTCACTTTGTGCAAGACCCCGGAGCTGGCCGCCGAGGTGACCCTCCAGCCGCTGGAGCGGTTCGACCTGGACGCGGCCATCATTTTCGCTGACATTCTATTGCCACTGGAGCCGATGGGCGCCGACCTTGAGTTCACCGCGGGAGAAGGCCCAGTCATCCACAACCCCGTCCGGACGGCGGCCGACGTGGACCGGCTGAGGCCCGTCGAGCCAGAGGCCGACCTTCCCTTCGTCCTGGAGGCAATCGGTCTGGTGCAGGCCGAGCTGGACGGAAAGACTCCGCTGATCGGCTTTGCCGGCGCGCCCTTCACCCTTGCGAGCTACCTGATCGAGGGGGGCGCCTCGCGCCATTATTTGGAGACGAAGCGCATCATGTACGGCGCCCCTGAGGCCTGGGATACCTTGATGGGTAAATTCGCGACGGTTGTCTCCGCTTACCTCAACGCGCAGATCGCCGCCGGGGTCGATGCCGTCCAGCTCTTCGACAGTTGGGTCGGCTGCCTTAGCCCGTCCGACTACGCCCGCTACGTCCTTCCATACTCGAAGGCCGTCATCGCAGGCCTCACCCCCGGGGTCCCCGTCATCCACTTCGGCACGGGCACGGCGACCCTGCTCGATCTAATGCGCGAGGCCGGAAGCGATGTCATCGGCTTGGACTGGCGCGTCTCGCTCGGCGAAGCCTGGGAGCGTCTCGGCCCAGCTGAGGTGGCCGTCCAAGGCAACCTCGACCCCGTTGCCCTACACGCCCCAACGAGCGCCCTCAGGGGCCAGGTGGAAGCCATATTGAAGGCCGCCGCCGGACGGCCGGGCCACATTTTCAATCTGGGCCATGGGGTGCTGCCCACGACGCCAGTCGAGTCGGTCGCGGCCCTCGTCGATATGGTCCACGAGCTCTCTCAACGCTAA
- a CDS encoding MarR family transcriptional regulator: MDDLAAYTGMRLAYYEEKFSGFDPADGLLVISLIRTQDVYVRAREAYLARYGLTGSTLNVLMFLDSTPEERLPMHTISENLLVSRANITGLIDSLEKRGYVRRRPDRDDRRVVHAEITEEGRAVLHELLPGHFRAVEAMLEGFSPEEKATLVELFSRVRDGVANGYIQAARGFEE, from the coding sequence ATGGACGATCTCGCCGCCTACACCGGCATGCGGCTGGCCTACTACGAGGAGAAGTTTTCAGGCTTCGACCCGGCCGACGGCCTGCTGGTCATCAGTCTAATCCGCACCCAGGACGTCTACGTCCGGGCGCGTGAGGCATACCTCGCCCGCTACGGCCTTACCGGCTCGACCCTCAACGTCCTCATGTTCCTCGACAGCACCCCCGAAGAACGCCTGCCGATGCACACCATCAGCGAAAACCTTCTGGTCTCGAGGGCCAATATCACGGGCCTCATCGACAGCCTTGAGAAGCGAGGCTATGTCCGCCGCCGGCCCGACCGAGACGACCGGCGGGTCGTTCACGCGGAGATTACCGAAGAGGGGAGGGCCGTGCTCCACGAGCTTTTACCGGGCCACTTCCGGGCCGTCGAGGCCATGCTGGAGGGCTTCAGCCCGGAGGAGAAGGCTACCCTGGTGGAGCTCTTCTCCCGTGTGCGGGACGGGGTCGCCAACGGCTACATCCAGGCCGCCCGCGGCTTCGAGGAGTGA